From Candidatus Binatia bacterium, one genomic window encodes:
- a CDS encoding DUF2332 domain-containing protein, with product MSEERRGAMRPGDQTIFDRSPATLSTHFHYWGRVEAPPMHSPLYTELSYGVATDADLLKIAAHTGPAQPAPNNLFAGVQYLLLQGADHSLRRHYPVLSGSERPMEPAFPEFRDFCLAHRAELEVLVAERRTQTNAVRRSAALRPAFAVLAQEEARSLALIEVGTSAGLNLLWDHYRIEYQMRSGRNQIAGPQDSTVHIHADADGPLPDVGASVPVSSRMGIDTNPIDIDDKDAICWLHALIFPEHVERYGWLDRALEIAREHRPRVVAADVIDVIEGEIEACPSDAIPVVFATLVLYQFPKDALERFLGALDRAARKRSFWMLSMEPDGAGSCDLMAIRFAAGRRVVRKLADVHPHGWSIVWSDEKDVGGSVGGDARGLWDLVPATT from the coding sequence ATGAGCGAAGAACGCCGTGGTGCGATGCGTCCGGGAGATCAGACGATCTTTGATCGATCACCAGCGACCCTGTCGACGCATTTTCATTATTGGGGTCGGGTAGAGGCGCCTCCGATGCACTCGCCGCTCTACACCGAGTTGAGCTATGGCGTGGCGACCGATGCAGACCTTTTGAAGATTGCTGCCCATACCGGTCCGGCCCAGCCGGCACCGAATAATTTATTTGCCGGCGTCCAATATCTTCTGCTGCAGGGAGCGGATCATTCGTTGCGCCGACACTATCCGGTCCTGAGCGGGAGCGAGCGTCCGATGGAGCCCGCGTTTCCCGAGTTTCGCGACTTTTGTCTTGCGCATCGCGCGGAACTGGAAGTGCTGGTCGCCGAGCGCCGCACCCAGACCAACGCTGTGCGCCGGTCGGCGGCACTACGCCCGGCGTTCGCGGTTCTGGCGCAGGAGGAAGCCCGCAGTCTGGCGCTGATCGAGGTGGGCACCAGTGCCGGTCTCAATCTGCTTTGGGACCACTACCGGATCGAGTATCAGATGCGCTCGGGCCGCAATCAAATCGCCGGGCCGCAAGACTCCACAGTGCACATTCATGCCGACGCCGATGGTCCTCTTCCCGATGTGGGCGCCAGCGTGCCGGTGTCCAGTCGCATGGGTATCGACACCAACCCGATCGATATTGATGACAAGGATGCGATTTGCTGGCTGCATGCGCTGATTTTCCCCGAGCATGTCGAGCGGTACGGGTGGTTGGATCGAGCGCTGGAGATCGCGCGCGAGCACCGCCCGCGTGTGGTTGCCGCAGACGTCATAGACGTGATCGAAGGCGAGATCGAAGCCTGTCCCTCGGATGCGATACCGGTCGTCTTCGCCACGCTCGTTCTCTATCAGTTTCCGAAAGACGCATTGGAGCGGTTTCTCGGTGCCCTGGATCGCGCCGCCCGCAAAAGGTCTTTCTGGATGCTGTCGATGGAACCGGACGGCGCGGGTTCATGCGATTTGATGGCGATTCGCTTCGCCGCGGGCCGGCGTGTCGTCCGCAAACTAGCCGATGTCCATCCGCACGGTTGGTCGATTGTATGGAGTGACGAGAAGGATGTGGGTGGCTCTGTCGGCGGCGATGCCCGTGGCCTCTGGGATCTGGTCCCGGCTACGACATGA
- a CDS encoding MFS transporter, with protein MSQHPKALHPTRQVLAIGPVRLFLLARFATVFGRALIAAMLSYHLFVVTDSYAVLGFLGLVEFLPVIPVSLLAGVVADRMDRRRLLIAAALAGALGCATLTWVAWYHSDSVMALLLVAFFLAIVVGVSRPAGSALLPNLVPHGIFQNAAVLESCVLQMALITGPVAMGFLVARLGFVGPYALATGCYLVAIGALSFLRSPPVVGERSEVSWAAMREGVRFVRHHQPILGSITLDMFAVIFAGATALLPVYAEEILQVGPEGYGLLRAAMAVGAFSTALFLMTARPFARPGAALLVAVFLFGVATIVFGLSRSLPLSIAAFVVAGMADQVSVTARTVILQLSTPDALRGRVNAVNFIFIGASNELGDAESGFLASLTTATFSVVAGGFACLGVWGVVLWRLPELPGWRPPEAPEASRST; from the coding sequence GTGAGCCAGCACCCAAAAGCATTACATCCAACAAGGCAGGTTCTGGCGATCGGGCCGGTGCGGCTTTTTTTGCTGGCTCGATTCGCGACAGTATTCGGGCGTGCGCTGATCGCCGCGATGCTCTCCTATCATTTGTTTGTCGTCACCGACTCTTATGCGGTGCTCGGCTTTCTCGGTCTGGTCGAATTTCTGCCGGTGATTCCGGTTTCGCTGCTTGCGGGTGTGGTGGCCGACCGTATGGACCGCCGTCGTCTGCTTATCGCCGCAGCCTTAGCTGGCGCCTTGGGCTGTGCAACACTGACTTGGGTGGCCTGGTATCACTCGGATTCCGTGATGGCCCTGTTGCTGGTAGCCTTTTTTCTGGCGATTGTCGTCGGTGTTTCGCGCCCGGCAGGAAGCGCGCTCCTGCCTAATCTGGTGCCCCATGGGATTTTCCAGAACGCGGCCGTCCTGGAGTCTTGCGTGCTGCAGATGGCGCTCATTACCGGACCGGTAGCGATGGGCTTTCTGGTGGCGCGGCTCGGTTTCGTGGGGCCTTACGCTTTGGCCACAGGCTGCTATTTGGTCGCGATCGGCGCCCTTTCATTCTTGCGTTCGCCTCCGGTTGTCGGCGAACGCAGCGAGGTTTCCTGGGCCGCCATGCGGGAGGGTGTCCGCTTTGTTCGCCACCACCAGCCGATTCTCGGCTCGATTACGCTCGATATGTTTGCCGTGATCTTCGCCGGTGCGACGGCTCTCCTGCCCGTCTATGCCGAGGAGATCCTGCAAGTGGGTCCGGAAGGCTACGGCCTCTTGCGCGCGGCTATGGCGGTCGGCGCTTTTTCGACGGCCTTGTTTCTGATGACCGCGCGACCCTTTGCACGGCCGGGAGCCGCACTTCTTGTCGCAGTGTTTCTATTCGGCGTTGCTACAATCGTGTTCGGCCTTTCGCGGTCGTTGCCTCTTTCGATTGCTGCTTTTGTGGTCGCGGGCATGGCGGATCAGGTCAGCGTCACGGCTCGTACGGTGATTCTCCAGCTCTCAACCCCCGATGCATTACGCGGGCGGGTCAATGCCGTGAACTTCATCTTTATCGGCGCCTCCAACGAGCTTGGTGATGCCGAGTCGGGCTTTCTCGCCTCATTGACTACAGCGACCTTCTCGGTCGTGGCAGGAGGGTTTGCGTGCCTTGGGGTCTGGGGCGTTGTGCTCTGGCGGTTGCCGGAGCTGCCCGGCTGGCGTCCCCCGGAGGCCCCGGAGGCGTCTCGATCGACGTGA